DNA from Elaeis guineensis isolate ETL-2024a chromosome 2, EG11, whole genome shotgun sequence:
TGAGATTTTGGGCCGAGACAGTCAAACAGGCACTTGTACGTTTGGTCTGAAAATGTAGCTCCTACATATGTAACAGCTGGCTTATGGGTCGGCCCGTTTGCAGACCTATCAGCACCCGTGGATAGGTGCAGGCGCACTCTAATATTGTAGACTTGGGAGAGAATGAATATGTTATGCGGTGATCCTTctcttttgattttcttgaacaaTAGCTTTGCTCTTGAATCCATTGTGCAGAGAATTGGGGCCGCCCACAATTGCTCCAGTGTGAATGTTGGTGTTGGGTTCATGGGTGTTAAAGAAATCCGCAAAGCCTTCGCCGCATTCCACCTTTGCTGGATGAACTTTGATGGATGGTGTGGATGCACCTCGGTGGTGTATACGCTGGGGGTATTTGGTGCCGTACCCCACCAAGTATGAGTAGCCCAGTGGGCTGTTGTCCGGTGTGTAATCCACCTGAAAGAAAAATTGTACTAAAAATTTGTCCTACCAAGAATTGATTCCGTAACCAAGTAGTATTAAGTAGCCGAAGTTATAATGTTTGCCTGTGATTTAGCAAATGCTCTGATTTGAGCAGCAGAGAAGTTAGCGGAGCTGCACTGGACTACGCCAATTCCAGCAGAGTCTATAAGATTTGAGTAGTAAAAGAGCACCATGACAGCATTGGTAGTCTATTGCAAGTTGACAGTGTCATGCGTAaaacatttttcttttttatttataaatagctCATGTAAAATTCTGTTCTTTCAATAAAATTAGATGACTGTTGTCtccatatgtttatatatatatatatatatataagaagacTGTGTCGTGTGGGAACAATAGCCTTCCTGTAATATTTTTGCCAATGGAGTTACTTAACTCAAGGTTTGAAAGAAAACCTGCCTCTGATTTAGCCTACAAAGAAAAGCACAGGTGAAGTCTAATTTTTGTCctagctgaagaagaaggatctggTACCGGGTGCTGTTTGGATCTTCACGGTGCCACTTCCTGGCATCAGTGAAATTGACAAATCCATCAGCATGGGTCTTGTATCTAGCTAGATCTTTCTTCCCTGCCAAATATTCCTGAAAGAAGAATCACATCAAGGGTGTTGTGGTGGTTGGGGTCGTTTGCGACGCACTGTGTATCATCGAAAGGATACCTTTGCAAGCACTGCCTGCGCTCCAACGAATTTGTTGTCCCAGCTCAACTCAGGAACCACATCACTCCAGTTCTGATTATTTGATACGAATGTCAGAAATTGGACGTCTTTAGTTGCTTTATATCCTTCTCAATTTGAGGTAGAAATAGAGAAGATTCATTCTCACAATCACGACCAGCTACATATTACACAAGGGTTGTGATTACTAGGGTCCTACATGATACATGGAACAATAAATTGTATCAGATCATGGAGCGCTCTTTCAATCACAGCTATTGTGCAACACACTGGTTGCTATAATTGATAGGCTGGACATATCCAATTCAATTTAGAACCGGAAAAGATCCCAATTCAATGTCATTTCAATGGGTTTATATGCAAGGAAAGTCCCATCGGCAGGTTTAACGGTATGAAGACGTTAGGTGCATTATATTGATAATGTTGTTATGGTAATGTGATTGTAGAAAAATATGATTACatgataaaattatagaaaattctGTACTACAATATTTGGTATGTAcagtaatattattataaaattatagaaaattttCATTATAATATTTGATATACAATTTAGATTAGATGGAATATAAGTTAATTTTTTCAGAATATCTCTATTTTTACTTattgattattgtctattttttAGAGATACAACTTAATTTCGGAACCAACTATTTTTCATGACATcattcattatatttttttttattttcatcaattgagactatttataatttattttgatttatttttatttattttgatggagtTATTTTGATCCTGAAGTTATCTTATTGCAAGATTGTAGGATTACAAGATTACATATAATCACACGGCTATCTctctttaaataattaaattattttttttaaataataatattattaataaaaataatataataaataatataatttaattatttattataaaattatatataatcttGTCATTATTACGTACTATCAAACGACCTTgccatcaattttattatagaactCCTCGCCAATCCCCTGTTTCGCCATCTAGATCTCCCGAGGCCTCACCCCCTGCCCATCCAACTTTGACGAGCGCCGCCACTCAGCTGGGGGCGGCAATGCTTCTCCGGTTCGGGCATAACCCCAATCCCCAAATCAGGATGTCGTCTGTCACCTCCGCTGTCGGAAAGGATGATACCACATCCTCCTCACGATGGCCTTAGCGGGGTATCCGGTCGAACGCCTGGCGCGCACTTGGAGTTCAGTGGGCCTACTCATCATGAGTCGGGATGGCGGGGTCGGAGCCAGGCCGGCAGTGGGACGAAGGCCGGAGGCCAGGGTGTGGGTTCTGGGAGTACGGCTTGGGAGAGCATGTGGCGAAGGAGAAGGACAGGACCGTGGCGGCCGAGGGCGGTGGCGGCACGGATGAGGGAAAGCCGGCagcgatgaggaggaggaggagaggatatGGGCGTAGCAGCTGTAGAGCCAGCGGGCGTAAGAGGCGGAGAACTTGGAGAGGAGGAAGCGGTGGCGGGGCGAGATTGACATGGGCTCGGAAGACTCGGGCTCAGAATACTTTGACGGATCGTGGTTGTATCCTTCGTACAAAAGTAGGATTCACCTTGCATGGCGCAAATTCAACGTTGGATCATCCACTGCCCCCTCAGGAGCCGTACATACGGAGGAAGACAAAGTTCAGAGCATTTTGAGATCTGTGCGGTGGGTGATCTAACGGTAGATTCGCGCGAAGGAAGGTGAAGAGGATACAACCGTGATCATCTCCTCCAGGGCTGCTCTATCCCGCATCAAAAAAACGCGTGGACTAGGCTCTTTAGAATGTTTCAAAGGGCCCTAGCTACTAAGCAATTTCTTGGGTTCAGGTCGCCATCATATCCTCCACATCATGGTTGCAACCAAGTAATCCGTAAGTTGGTTTTCCTCGTAAATAATGGACTAATGTCATTTAAGAGCCTCTAATTCTGATTAAGTGCCTGCCAAATATTTCCTACCTGACTAAGATTTCGTTGTGGGGACGATAATTAACTTCAGGTGAACGACACGTAATCCATGTCATTCCACTTATATTTTCTCACCCCAATCCATTATTATTAATTTCAACAGACACTAATTACAAATTCGCTCTACAGCACGACTACTTGCGTGCGTCTTTAATTAGTTTTCCCTGTTCACGTGGAAAGAATTAGTGCCGTCACTTGAGCCTCTGATTAGTAGTTCAATAGTTAACTCCCCACATTCATCACAAgaataagaaagaaaaggagcATTTTCAAATCATTGACGATGTATCTATTGTTCCAACGTCCTTTAACTAATTTATTAACCAAACCCTGTCCATCTACCAAAAGGGTTTCACATACGTTATGCTTATGACAAATAACAgggagaaagattttttttttttgaggaaaagggACGCAAAGCCACTCAACAAAAGAGAAAGGTCATCATGATTAATTTAAACATATAAGATAAGCCTCTCTCAAGTCTCAAGGTAGGAAGTTGGCAATGTGGTGCATGCATGCACAAGGAAATTTCCCTCCCCCCCTTCACTGTATACACGAGTGCAAACCATGGTTCAGTGATTGACAAGTTCCATTGAAAATTTCAAAACGCCAAGGATGGGCAGGGCAGTTGAACTGAAAGAAAAGTAGTTGAGATATTGTTGGCGTTCTCTCACACGCGTGCTTCTTTTACCCTGGCTATTGTAGTTGACGCTTCCCAACCTATTTCCCACCTTCCGGTACATCTAACCACCAGGAACAAAAATTCTATCatctctccatttttcttcccCTTTAAATCCTGCAGGGCTCCCTACCTTTTAGATAAACCGGTATGAGTATGATGGAACCTTTGGAAGGAGATGCACCACTACCTTTACCCCACGTCCCTGGCTTCTCAGCCCCATTTGCACCGCCGGGCTCGTCTCAGAACTGCCCTTCCACTCTCTCCAGCCAACAGCAGCAGCAACAAGAGCCTTCTTCACTAGGCTGTGGAGAAGCACCAGCCATTGACTGGGCTTCACTGTTCTTACCGAGCTCGATAGGACTGCAACAGCCAACGCCGGCGGGATTGTTACAGAGCGTGGAGAGGCCAAGCGAAGGCGAAGGTAATGCTACTAAagttggtggtggtggtggttgtGGCAAGGAGAAAGTAAAGGGTGGAAGGGCAAAGAAGGTCAGCAAGCCGAGGTTCGCATTCCAGACTAGGAGTGCTAATGATATACTCGATGATGGTTATCGATGGAGGAAGTATGGCCAGAAGGCGGTGAAGAACAGCATTTATCCCAGGTTTGTTTCATCTTAATCTATTTCTTTTATTGATCAGTGTCAAAGGAAAATTTGCCTCCAAGAGGGAATATGACGAATAAATTTGTCATCTCCTTCCGGTTTTCACTCTCTGATGATGCATGACCACCTTCATATGGCATTCACCTGCAAAATGTCTCgtaaatatgatggataatagaGACAGATCCAATTAGTTGGGAGAACAAATCATAAGAATGCAGTCTACGTACGTCTTTCTACTATAAGTTATACCCGGAAGGGTTTAATCGATGATAACGAGTAGCTGATAGCACCTGAGATGCAAGAAATTGGAGGTGTTACAAGTTCCATGATCTGTAGGCGTATCTCAGTTACCTTCACGGGAAATCATACAAACCAGCCCATAGGGGTTTCACCAATTCTCCATTTCATAGGCTCACTTAAGGTAGAGAAAGAAAATTGCACAATATATAGTAGCTGCATCACGATGCTATACGTAATTTCGCATGCGCGATAGCATATATTTCGTTCAACTCATGCCGCAGAGGCTGATAGGGATTACTAATTAacatttatttcttttttgaaagaTGGGTTACCAGTAAACAATGAGTACTTATCATTTAATGCCTCCTAAACGGGTTATGTTATTATCAGGAATACTTCTGTCGAGCAATAAACTGTAAACtcagggtgcgtttggttagccaataaaaaatatttttttttattttttaatttttaaaaataaaaattaaaaaataatatttggtaatatcatgaaaaataaaaattaaaaattaaaaaattaaaaaattattttatatataaaataaaaattttttacttttcaaaatttatttttttactttttttttgcttcctcaCATCTAAAATACTAAATCAAAAAGTAAACAGCCCAAATCCTCCTCTCTCGTTGATCTCTTCACCTCCCTAACCCTTTTTTCTCCCTTCTCGAactcttctctttcatcgagctcttcacctgccatccccaaatattattttttgctttatagcaacgcagttaccaaacatactttttatttttttacttttactcaatagcaaaaataaaaaaaaaatattttaaaaaaattaaaaataaaaaaatataagcaaACGCATccttagggtgcatttggttagccacTAAAAaggtacttttttattttttaatttttaaaaagtaaaaataaaaaaataatatttggtaacaccatgaaaagtaaaaagtaaaaataaaaaaaaatcaaaataattactttatatgtaaagtaaaaattttttgctttccaaaactTGCTTTTCTACTTTTTTTGCTTTTCCACATCTAAAACatcaaaccaaaaagtaaagagcccaAATCTTTCTCCCTCGTCGAACTCTTTACCTCCCCACCCCCTTCTCCCTCCTTGCCCAAACTCTTCTCCCTCGTTGAGCTTTTCACCTGCTGTTTCCAaattttgctttttgctttttgctttatagcaatatagttatcaaatatattttttatttttttacttttactcaatagtaaaaataaaaaaaataaaaaatattttttaaaaattaaaaatcaaaaaatcagaaagtgtaaccaaacgcaccctaagTAATATCCCCTTTTGTGCAATATAGCATTCAAAAATATAATGAGGaccataaaagtcaattcatggtTTATTGTTATAAAAACAATTAAGCCACCAAGGGCTCATTTGGTTGACGGAAAGTGAAAAGGAGAAGAGGCAGTTTCTGAGAAGTGAAGAAGAGATCTCTTGTTTGATTGGAGATTTAAAAGAAgagagagtaaaaaaaaaattttccatgagAAGTCACTTTCCATATTTTAGACTCGTTTGGTTGATGGAAAGTGGAGGTGAGAAGAGGCACTTCTTGAAAAGTGAAAAGAGGCCTCTTATTTGATTGGAGTTTAAGAGAAGAGAAAGTAGAAAAAGCTCTTCCTATGGAAAATCACTTCCCACATTTCATAGAAAGTGAAAATCCATAGGGGAGGTAGATTTTGACATTTCTCAAGGAATGTAAAGTAgtgttaatttttttctcaaaatattccTTTAAATCTATGGCTAAGATTttgtaaaatatcaatggatggttaggataaaatactgaatagcactataatattatattaatattatcttaatattttatataaatatattattattataatataatattaatattatacttatatctatattaataaatttattatattaaaatattaatatatattattatatattactattatattatcataataaattattatagtctaatattataatatattaatattaatattaatataatattaatatttgtataaaatttaaaagcaaaaagatatggtcttatatctactaagagtataataggtattttacatattttttctagaaaaatGAGTACTCAATTAAACATAAGCTACTCTATAATAAATCACTTTCTCATGGTAACCAAACGTACCAAAATTCTATTTGCAGGAAGTaacttcctgaaaaaaaaaatcttttcacgaACCAAATGAATCCTAAACATATATAATGTATAGTAAATTGTAAATTAAGATCTCGACCTAGTTGAATTAAATGATAGCTAGGAATTTGTTGCGGTCAGGGGTTCGGATGGGTCAGTCTCTCCATCTATCTTGACGAGATATTATTTGCTTTGACCTCTAGCATGTCAAGATACCATCTTAGatccaataattttattttatgtaaAAGGCACCTCGCTAGGGGAGAGAAGGCCTTGATCCAAAATAAGATAGAGTCTGATCTCGACTCATAATCAATGTGAGACTAAAGATGCCATCTTCCCTCAATAGAATTCATTCTTACATATGTCCATAAATCTATAATATTTTAACTCCATTTAAACCCATTGTAACTTGGAAGCATAATGCATTTTCTGGTTCAAGGTGGAATCAATTGGTTTATATGCGCTCACAAACTTGGACATGTTACAAACAAGGCCACAAAGTGCACGAATATTGCCAATTAAGCTAAATGATATGGATTTAGTTAAGGCAGCTTACTTTATATGAaacttcatttatttatttattttttaaacaaagGTTTAGAAATCCTAGTATGGAGGTTGTCGTTTAGTaaagaagtataagaaaaattAACATTAAGAAAAATGTTAATGACAAGGGAAGAAAAAGATACTATATTTACTTACAATTCATGTATTAACAGAAAACATATAGACTAGAGACTAGTTGCATTTCATTTTGATAACAATAGTTTTCTCGAGAATATTCTTGTTAGCATTTTCATGTGGTGTTGAATGAGGTTAGGATAGGTTAGGTCAAATGAAATTATATGCTTAGGCTTGTATCCTGGTGCAAGTTGCACATGATCTTTGCTTGTAATTTTGTTTCCTTCATGACTTTTCTACTTTAGTATGTGTGTGAATGTGTTTGTTCAACTCTTATTTTTCGtgcaatttttattatttttatcatcatcTTTTTATATGATCACTTTAGTTTATGCATAATTTTGTTCTcatgtttagattttttttttttttttatcatgttATTATGTGGAAAAAGAAGCTATTATCGATGCACGCACCACACATGCAATGTGAAAAAGCAAGTTCAACGTCTATCCAAGGATACAAGCATTGTTGTTACTACATACGAGGGAGTGCACAATCATCCGTGCGAGAAACTAATGGAAGCTTTGAGCCCTCTTCTCAAGCAGATTCAATTTCTCTCTCGATTTTAACTCTACTTCTATTAAGTTGGGTAAAAAAAAGTTGCCCATCTTAGCAAATTATACTTGCTTCATTGTATAAGATGTATAAAGATATGTCCAACTGCAGTCCAAGTTATATAAACTTGTAACACAGAAAAAGCTTTTCTTGTTGCAATTAACACTCGCATTACCCTTGTGCACCTTGTTGttttatttctcttcttttctgggatattaataataatgaaaaaaaagattGTAACAAAGAACATGAGGCATGCATGAAAAATAGGCTAGGATCCCAAACTAAGTTTGGATATCATATCCAAAATAATAGAATTTCTAAAAATTATACCGGCGTCCAATACAATGCAGTCCTTGATATAAGCATTGGTtaaccattttttttttggtaaaaagaaaatattatattaagaagAGAAGATAGTTAACCTTTTGACCGGCAAATATGGACTACCAATCACAATACATCCCAAGTATACCGAGCTTCGGGCTATGGATATGTTTTATAGCAACAGATTATTTATAACCAAGTTGAAGTAGGAATGTTTTCTGTTTTTGATAGACCTAGACATTGCATTGCTAACAGTCCATTTTCTACAAGATTACTTTCCATGTTGAATTGGATAGCAATAGCAAGTAGTTAGTTACCTCCATTCGTAAGATGTTACTTTCAGAAGTTAGTACTGTATCTACACCTATTAAATGGAAAGGAAAGAGAATACACTGCAGCCCTTTCCAAAATTcagaaaaattgaaagaattttataggaaaaaaaatcaagaaaaaatggAAAACCATATGACcctgcaaaaaaaagaaaatggtcGAAAAATTTGTCCAAAAAccagaaaaaaaagggaagatagtatgtttttggtaaaaaaagaatggtatttttttttaaaaaaaatatgatgcctAAAAAGAAAAATTGGACTTCGAAATCTTTCAAATTCCACAAGGTATTTTCCTTGAAAAAATTGAACTCTTCAAAATCCTTCAAAAAAATATGAGTCTTCAAAAATTGGACTCTTCAAAATCCTTCAAAAAAACACAATGAATCCATGAAAAAAAGGTAAAATTACTTAGACCATTTTTTgttttttgatctcttgattgatgcaaaaaaaaaaaaagagtaaattCTTTTTAAAACCGCATGACtccaagaaaaaaaggaaaatagttgaaaataatataaatttctcTGCACACATccacattttttttttgaaaaatgatgactaaaTATGAGATATTAAAAATTTGTTCTATATGGTTTTTATTCAAAAATGATGTCTAGAAAGAAAATATTAAACATTTAGTCatccacatgatttttttttgagatatggagcttaaatagaaaatattaatttattttttcttttttgatctcTTCAtggatgtgcaaaaaaaaaagaaaattttctatggtatttttttttgttattactatggtattttttttgatatgtgatgcgaaaaaaagaaaaaaaaatcctcaagAAAATTCTACTTCTTAATTTTTTGGGAACCTAAAGAAGAGATAAAAGTTTTAATTTTCATGATAACCAAAGATAATCGAAGATTGAAAGAAAAACTTATCTCTATTTCTTCACACAATTAAAGTACTAATCCATATCATAGCAATCGAAGCGATCGAAAGTATTAGTATTACATctctatttttattctattttttatatttttattattcttttataatataaattatattttatttttattattacaaCATGCATCGTGTAGGCAACATTCTTGTATCAATTAAAAATCAAGCAGCGGATAGGGGTTTAGTAggtaaaattttgattatttggAGATATAGGCATTACCGCCTGCATTGTCTTGTATCCTCAATGCAGATGTCTATGGTGTACttttgagattttaattttgagGCCCCGCTCTCCTTTTTGCCAACGGAAAGAAAAAGATCAGTGGAATCAACGAAGCAAAACCACTTTCATGATCTCAATAAATTGAGATATCGATCtctttctattcttttttttttttaactatataTTGGTGGAAGgaggggtgtttggttcgcaatcagaatcgaaatcgaaatcgtcaaatctttcaaaatatttgattggtgatcggaatcagaatcgaaattggaTGAATCTTAAGAGAGAATAGGGATTAAGTTTTGGATAAATTGGACTATTTCTATTTCACCctgaaattgaaatcgaaatgaaaTTTCTTCCAActaaatgattaaaataaaaataacctATTTCCATTCTGATTCCAGACTCCACTTCCTTCCAACCAAACACTTtctagatgtttttttttttttatttggcatGAGCAATCGGGGATATGTTCACTGGTATCATCATGTTAGCTTTATCATCTCAATTAGCAACACAAGGCATGTTTATATTCAAACCTCAGTCTGATCCCTTTACTCACCACTCACCAGTTGATGCTGATAAATATGGTATTATTGGAGGACAAGAATTCTGATCCACTCTTAATTAATAATTCTTAAGTAATGAGTTTCCGGAAGGGTATGTGGTACTCTATTACTTGTTATGAGATGAATCCTTTTGTTTGGATTACGATAGTTGGTAGTTTTAGGCTCCGatatatttctctacttcataagTGCTCTCTGATAATTTCTTTATAGGAGAccagatcattaataatattatcaaaatttttttatagatgatGAATGCGCAGACATCCAAAATAATGCTCTAAAGGATGGGGCTTGGAGTGAGCTGGCTTGCAAAATTGGCTTCATTATCTTGATTAATCCAAGGAGATATCATATCTTTTGTATTATTATATATGTTAGCATATGTGTCATAATCCTCTTGTATCTTGCATCTTATTTTGTTGAGATTGTATATGTTTTAAGTAATGATGGAACTCTCTCATTGtactgatattttatattaatgaaGCTTGCTTCTCCtacttttatcataaaaaaaaaaaaaaaaactaacaagTCAATGTTTATGGATCCATCAATTCATTTTccaaatattatcaaatatatatagttgACTAGGTCTTCTCTCTGGTTGGAAAGTGGAAACAAGTCTGTGCCGCATGCGATTCGATTATTCTGGATTCACAGCTACCCTGATAATAAAATTCGTCTCTTTGGCAAAAATCCTGGTGGGTCTACGAGCCTTGGGTCGGCCTTGCTTTGGGTCCATATCAGACACGAGAAAGGGTACGTAGACAGTTTCCCTAGCCCTCTTGGTTCGTGGAGCTCACAGTATCTGAAGTCGGAGTCTGCATTCCAGAGTTTTCCAAGTCGGTCGGTTGACCGAAGTCCTGAGGAAGTTCCGAAGTCAACTTCCTTCCCCCCTCGGCTTTAATTCCTTGGTGTTCTCCGCTTGAGCCTTTTGATTGCTCTTCTATTCGCTTCTCCTCTCGTCCTCTTATCGCGCTCGCTCGCTCGCTCGCTCTCCGTTCCTCTTTCATGGCGGCGGAGTTGGAAAAGAGGGCGAAGGAAGCCTTCTTCGAGGACGACTTCGAGCTCGCCCTGGATTTCTACTCGCAGGCGCTGGAGTTGGACCCCAAGAACGCCGATCTCTACGCTGACCGAGCCCAGGCCAATATCAAGCTCAAGAATTTCACCGGTAATGAAGAAAACTTCAGTCATCGCTACATTGCTGTCAGAGATATTTCAACTTCTTGGCAATCTTTTCTAGGGTTTTCGTCTTCTTGCTTCTCGCTTCTCGGGTGATTCTTGTTGTTGATTGATTTCTAGTTTCTTGCGAGATTCCTATGTTCTTTATATATTTTGTTGATTTGTGAATTCGAATTTTAGAGATGCTTTTTCTGGATTTCTTgttcatcatcatcttcttcttctgactGCTGATGGACATTTTGTAGCCGGAATAGTTCTTGCTGCATTGCTCTCAGAGATGTTTCTACTTCTTGGTGATCTTTTCTAGGGTTTTCGTATTCTTGCTTTTCGTTTATCGGGAGATTCTAGTTGTTGATTGATTTCCAGACTCTTGTGAGATTCTTGTGTTCTTTATATATTTGATTGATTtgtgaattttaattttagaagtggtttttcttgatttcttgtccatcaccatcttcttcttcttcgactgCTGATTGATTTTTTTATGGACAGAATAGTTTGTGCATGTCATCAACGATGTGTTAATCTTTCCTTTTAAATTTCAAGACTGTGCTAAGAATGGAAA
Protein-coding regions in this window:
- the LOC140855377 gene encoding endoglucanase-like, which encodes MPEPEKHCRPQLSGGARQRYKATKDVQFLTFVSNNQNWSDVVPELSWDNKFVGAQAVLAKEYLAGKKDLARYKTHADGFVNFTDARKWHREDPNSTRYQILLLQLGQKLDFTCAFLCRLNQRQTTNAVMVLFYYSNLIDSAGIGVVQCSSANFSAAQIRAFAKSQVDYTPDNSPLGYSYLVGYGTKYPQRIHHRGASTPSIKVHPAKVECGEGFADFFNTHEPNTNIHTGAIVGGPNSLHNGFKSKAIVQENQKRRITA
- the LOC105042030 gene encoding uncharacterized protein, whose amino-acid sequence is MSMMEPLEGDAPLPLPHVPGFSAPFAPPGSSQNCPSTLSSQQQQQQEPSSLGCGEAPAIDWASLFLPSSIGLQQPTPAGLLQSVERPSEGEGNATKVGGGGGCGKEKVKGGRAKKVSKPRFAFQTRSANDILDDGYRWRKYGQKAVKNSIYPRSYYRCTHHTCNVKKQVQRLSKDTSIVVTTYEGVHNHPCEKLMEALSPLLKQIQFLSRF